A genomic window from Melanotaenia boesemani isolate fMelBoe1 chromosome 15, fMelBoe1.pri, whole genome shotgun sequence includes:
- the LOC121654567 gene encoding zinc finger BED domain-containing protein 4-like encodes MLKVIEPRYEVPTRPHFSQKIIPSLYEKTKSAIVQELSKACAVVLTTDGWTSRANESYLTVTAHHINSEWSMVSYVLQTRPIYEQHTSANLAEMLKETVQEWKLERPGTKITVTTDNARNIVSAVSESGLGPQIGCFAHTINLASQKATELNQISRLLGKVRRIVTFFHRSPTAAHILENKQEMLNIAKHKLIQDVTTRWNSSYDMLVRYLEQQAAVYSALTEKALKKKDISVLSDVEVRTAEEIIEVLKPLKTITALVCTEASPSASMILPLKATLLQSMEPNEGDSATVTQVKAAIRENLQQRYATSQDFLHRCTVLDPRFKTLAHVDDACRERIYNSLINEIVAIQEESEESTGAAASSSETGPAAANESSPPVKKSAMAELFGDLFKTQVGNKDTLQLVNKEVIKYKALPCIPADSDPLLWWKTSEYMYPLTAKLAKHYLAIPATSVPTRTTNTMDTEDSGVRVYDCQTILQPRNRAVTNLHDDVLSKLRDLGLLRRPGLQSLVAGKEDVASGARGSGSAGNGQVFMLG; translated from the exons ATGCTGAAGGTCATTGAACCCCGCTATGAAGTTCCAACCCGGCCACACTTCAGCCAGAAAATTATACCCAGTCTTtatgaaaaaactaaatctgcCATCGTCCAAGAATTATCAAAGGCATGTGCGGTAGTGCTAACAACTGATGGGTGGACATCGAGAGCAAACGAGAGCTACTTAACTGTGACGGCGCATCACATTAACTCCGAGTGGAGCATGGTTAGCTACGTTCTGCAAACTCGTCCCATTTATGAGCAACATACAAGCGCAAACCTGGCAGAGATGCTAAAAGAAACTGTGCAGGAGTGGAAATTGGAGAGGCCAGGAACGAAAATTACAGTTACAACAGATAATGCCCGGAATATTGTCAGTGCAGTCAGCGAATCTGGTCTGGGTCCGCAGATCGGGTGTTTTGCGCACACAATTAATCTTGCTTCACAAAAAGCTACAGAACTCAACCAGATTTCGAGACTGCTTGGCAAAGTGAGACGCATCGTGACTTTCTTTCACCGAAGCCCCACAGCTGCGCACATTTTGGAGAACAAACAGGAGATGCTCAACATCGCAAAACACAAACTTATTCAGGACGTCACCACGAGATGGAACTCGAGTTATGACATGCTTGTCAGATACCTTGAGCAGCAGGCAGCGGTGTACTCAGCGCTGACCGAGAAGGCTCTGAAGAAGAAAGACATCAGCGTACTGTCTGACGTGGAGGTGAGGACGGCAGAGGAGATAATTGAGGTGCTAAAGCCACTAAAAACGATCACTGCTCTTGTATGCACTGAAGCTTCACCTTCAGCATCAATGATACTGCCCCTTAAAGCCACACTACTCCAATCCATGGAGCCAAATGAGGGAGATAGTGCAACAGTGACCCAGGTCAAGGCTGCCATCAgagaaaacctgcagcagaggtACGCCACTTCTCAGGACTTTTTACACAGATGCACAGTGCTGGACCCAAGGTTTAAGACACTTGCTCATGTGGATGATGCCTGTCGGGAAAGGATCTACAACAGCCTCATCAACGAGATTGTGGCCATTCAAGAAGAG agCGAAGAATCCACAGGGGCAGCTGCTTCATCCTCAGAGACAGGACCCGCAGCGGCAAATGAATCCTCACCTCCAGTCAAAAAATCCGCAATGGCTGAACTGTTTGGTGATCTCTTCAAGACACAGGTGGGAAACAAGGATACCTTGCAGCTGGTGAATAAGGAGGTTATCAAATACAAGGCACTGCCTTGTATACCAGCGGACTCTGATCCACTTTTGTGGTGGAAGACCAGTGAGTACATGTACCCCCTGACTGCCAAGCTGGCAAAGCACTACCTCGCCATACCTGCTACCTCCGTCCCTA CTCGAACTACAAACACCATGGACACCGAAGACAGTGGTGTTCGTGTATACGACTGCCAGACGATACTGCAGCCAAGGAATCGTGCAGTTACTAACCTCCATGATGATGTTCTCAGTAAACTCCGTGACCTCGGCTTGCTGCGAAGACCAGGACTTCAGTCGTTGGTGGCCGGAAAAGAGGATGTCGCAAGCGGTGCTCGAGGAAGCGGAAGCGCGGGAAACGGGCAGGTGTTCATGCTAGGCTAA